The Calditerrivibrio sp. genomic interval CAGCCCAAATTAACAAGGCGCCCCTCAGCAAGTAGATAGATGGAATGTCCATCTGGGAAAGTATATTTATCCACCTGTGGCTTGATATTTACCTTTTTGATACCGGGATAGGAGTCAAGCTTGGCCACCTGGATCTCGTTGTCAAAATGTCCTATATTGCACACTATCGCCTGATCCTTCATCCTTTCCATATGCTCTATGGTTATCACATCTCTGTTACCAGTAGCTGTAACATAAATATCGGCAATGCCCAACGTATCCTCCACAGTAGTCACCTGATACCCTTCCATTGCCGCTTGAAGGGCACAAATGGGGTCTATCTCAGTCACTATCACCCTTGCCCCTTGTCCCCTCAAAGCCTGAGCAGAGCCTTTACCAACCTCACCATAACCACACACAACGGCCACTTTACCAGCTATCATCACATCCATAGCCCTTTTAATCCCATCAAGCAGGGACTCCCTACAACCATATATATTGTCAAATTTTGATTTTGTAACCGAATCGTTTACATTTATTGCTGGGATAAGCAACTCACCTTTTTCCATCATCTGATACAATCTATGGACACCTGTGGTAGTCTCTTCAGAAACGCCGTAAAGCTCTTCAAGTACCTTATGCCACTTGCGATTATCCTGGCTGAGTATCACCTTTATCCTTTTTAAAAGCTCCCTTTCATCCTCAGAGTCAGAGTTGTATTCTATTACGGATGGGTCTTTCTCCGCTTTGTACCCAAGATGGACCATCAATGTAGCATCACCGCCATCATCCACTATGAGATTTGGGCCTTTTCCACCCGGAAAGGTCAAAGACTGTTCAATACACCACCAGTACTCCTCAAGGGTCTCCCCTTTCCATGCAAATACAGGGATACCAGCTTTTGCGATTGCAGCAGCTGCGTGATCCTGCGTGGAAAATATGTTACAACTGGACCATCTTACTTCAGCCCCTAATTCCACAAGGGTCTCAATCAACACAGCAGTCTGTATCGTCATGTGTAAAGAGCCTGATATCCTTGCACCCTTTAAGGGCTTATCCTTTGCATATTTTTTTCTAATAGCCATAAGACCAGGCATTTCATGTTCTGCTATCTCGATCTCTTTTCTACCCAACTCCCAAAGGGATATATCTTTTACCTTGTAATCCATCGCTAATCACCTCGATAATATTTATTTATTTATACAAAATTATTGAAGATTATTCAACTTGATTTTGCATGTTTAAGGATCAACTCTTTTATCTGAACAAGGGTAAAAGGCTTTGGCAGTGAATCGTTAAAACCGAAATCTCTGCACCTTTCCATTAGATAACTATCAGCATAACCACTAACTGCAATAATGGGTACATTTTGGTCGACTCTTCTTATCTTTGACGCAAGTTCTACTCCGCCCATCTTGCCGGGTACTGTTAAATCTGAAATGATTATATCAAACCTTTCATTCTTTTCCAGTGCCTCCAGATAGATTGATAAAGCTTCCTCTCCAGATTTTGTGGTAGTAACATCCAATCCTATCTTGGATAGCATATTCACATAAAAGTCTAAAATAAACTCCTCATCATCCATCACCAACACCTTCAGTTTCTTAGGCACCTTTGTAAACTGAGAGTGATCACCACTGGTGGCTTTTTCCCCTTCGGCTATAGGTAGATATATATAAAATTTAGTGCCTACACCCACCTCAGAATCCACATCTATGGCACCACCGTGCTTTTCGATAATAGAATAACATATAGATAAACCCAACCCCGATCCAAGCTCCTTTGTGGTAAAAAAAGGATCGAAAATCTTACTCAGGTTCTCCTTAGGTATGCCAGGTCCATCATCGGCAAAGGTGATCTTTACATACCTACCATCTTTTAGCTTATAAGGGTTATTTGGGGGAAGTACCACATTTTCACATTTGACATAGATATTGCCACCATCTGGCATCGCTTGTTTAGTATTTAATGTAAGGTTATCAAAGACTCTACCCAACTGCTCCAAATCTACATACACATTATGTAGATCTTTAGGGATATCAAAATGGGCAGCCACATTGGAACCAGATAGGTGAAATTTTATCGTTTCCTCAAGCCATGGATGAAGGGCATTTATCTTACACATGGGTGCTCCACCCTTTGAAAATGTTAGTAGCTGGCTGGCAAGGTTTTTACCCCTTTCTATGGCTATTTTTGTTTTCTCAAGAAAATGTTTTACCTTATCCTCTGAAGAATAGATTATACCCAATTCCACATACCCGAAGATCCCCTGTAAGATATTGTTAAAATCATGGGCTATGCCACCAGCAAGATACCCAAGGGATTGAAGTTTTGAGGTTTTATTAATATGTTCCATAAGTTTATGCTTTTCTGTTACATCAATGATGATACCAACAATCTTGTTAGGGTTGCCTGTACTATCCCTTTCCAATACACTGCCATAATCGCTGACCCATCTCCATTCTCCGTTTTTGTGTCTTAATCTAAACTCCACTGCAAAATGATCTGTTTCCCCTTTTATAAATCTATTTAATTCGTCAAAGGCTTTTTTGAAATCTTCAGGATGTGTATGCTGCTCCCATACATCGTAAGTGACAGATACAAGCTCTTCTAATCTATATCCAAACATCTCTGCTATCTTTTCATCGATGGTTATATGACCCGTCTTAATATCGAGAATCCAATAGCCAGCGTTTGATCCCTTTAAAGCTGCGTTCAAAATCTCTCTGTTCTTATCTGCCTCGACATGTAATCTCTTTATCTTTCTACTATATGAAGCTAAATAAAAGACCAAAACAACAATCACTGTACCCAAAAACAAAAAACCATAAATCTGTAGCTTATAATTATACCAAACATCTTTTAATTCTATCTTAAAAGGGGTATCAAAGGGTCTAACCCTCATAGCCTTCATGATCTCTTCCACTAGTAGATAGTTGTTTGGAACGTCAAACATGTATATATCGGTTTTTTTCAA includes:
- a CDS encoding PhnD/SsuA/transferrin family substrate-binding protein, with amino-acid sequence MRKISAFIFFILFLSYSYAEDIKTINIGVLHYLEREYILKIWQPIADYLTIHCKGYRFNILPLTHDEMEKHIDLRKIDFVVVNPSFYIQLKHEKNIMTPISTIISRYNDSPVYAEGGVIITRYDRIDINNLKDLKGKTIGIPKMNAGLYAYYAQLYELKKVGVEVSSLKFKEISTKQLEIVEAVIKGDVDAGFIRAGILERFQHRVDVSKLKIINIRSLKAYPFALSTDLYPGWVVSALSYTDDYLKNRVMSLLLSMSHNDEFLKKTDIYMFDVPNNYLLVEEIMKAMRVRPFDTPFKIELKDVWYNYKLQIYGFLFLGTVIVVLVFYLASYSRKIKRLHVEADKNREILNAALKGSNAGYWILDIKTGHITIDEKIAEMFGYRLEELVSVTYDVWEQHTHPEDFKKAFDELNRFIKGETDHFAVEFRLRHKNGEWRWVSDYGSVLERDSTGNPNKIVGIIIDVTEKHKLMEHINKTSKLQSLGYLAGGIAHDFNNILQGIFGYVELGIIYSSEDKVKHFLEKTKIAIERGKNLASQLLTFSKGGAPMCKINALHPWLEETIKFHLSGSNVAAHFDIPKDLHNVYVDLEQLGRVFDNLTLNTKQAMPDGGNIYVKCENVVLPPNNPYKLKDGRYVKITFADDGPGIPKENLSKIFDPFFTTKELGSGLGLSICYSIIEKHGGAIDVDSEVGVGTKFYIYLPIAEGEKATSGDHSQFTKVPKKLKVLVMDDEEFILDFYVNMLSKIGLDVTTTKSGEEALSIYLEALEKNERFDIIISDLTVPGKMGGVELASKIRRVDQNVPIIAVSGYADSYLMERCRDFGFNDSLPKPFTLVQIKELILKHAKSS
- the ahcY gene encoding adenosylhomocysteinase; translation: MDYKVKDISLWELGRKEIEIAEHEMPGLMAIRKKYAKDKPLKGARISGSLHMTIQTAVLIETLVELGAEVRWSSCNIFSTQDHAAAAIAKAGIPVFAWKGETLEEYWWCIEQSLTFPGGKGPNLIVDDGGDATLMVHLGYKAEKDPSVIEYNSDSEDERELLKRIKVILSQDNRKWHKVLEELYGVSEETTTGVHRLYQMMEKGELLIPAINVNDSVTKSKFDNIYGCRESLLDGIKRAMDVMIAGKVAVVCGYGEVGKGSAQALRGQGARVIVTEIDPICALQAAMEGYQVTTVEDTLGIADIYVTATGNRDVITIEHMERMKDQAIVCNIGHFDNEIQVAKLDSYPGIKKVNIKPQVDKYTFPDGHSIYLLAEGRLVNLGCATGHPSFVMSASFSNQVLAQIDLWKNKGIYKPGVYILPKLLDEEVARLHLEKIGVKLTRLTEEQAKYIGVGVDGPYKPAHYRY